One Orrella dioscoreae genomic window carries:
- the gspF gene encoding type II secretion system inner membrane protein GspF, whose protein sequence is MATFQYEASDAGGKIEQGSIDADSERAARAALRGKGLFPIALAERRKAGAGGSAFSPRLSDSDLAWATRQLASLLAARLPLEAALTATIDQAEKKHIADTFNAVRADVRSGTRLTDALAARPRDFPEIYRALISAGEDSGDLARVMERLADYIEECNALRGKVLTAFIYPAIVGVVSVCIVIFLLGYVVPQVVSAFSQARQDLPGLTIAMLTASDFVRNWGWLTALLLVGAYWLWRMWLRDPAARLAWHRRVLGLPLIGRFTLGVNTARFASTLAILTDAGVPLLRALDAARQTLGNDSLRAAVDDATGRVREGVSLGAALKLQKSFPPLLIHLIASGESTGTLSAMLERSSATLSRDIERRAMAMTALLEPLMILIMGGVVLTIVLAVLMPIIEMNTLV, encoded by the coding sequence ATGGCCACGTTCCAATACGAAGCCTCGGACGCGGGCGGAAAGATCGAACAGGGTTCCATCGACGCGGACAGCGAACGTGCGGCGCGTGCCGCCCTGCGCGGCAAAGGCCTGTTTCCCATCGCATTGGCCGAGCGTCGCAAGGCCGGCGCGGGCGGCAGCGCTTTCAGCCCGCGCCTGTCCGACAGTGACCTGGCCTGGGCCACGCGCCAGCTGGCCAGCCTGCTGGCCGCGCGCCTGCCGCTGGAAGCCGCGCTGACCGCCACCATCGACCAGGCGGAAAAGAAGCACATCGCTGACACCTTCAATGCCGTGCGCGCCGACGTGCGCAGCGGCACGCGCCTGACCGACGCGCTGGCCGCGCGGCCCCGCGACTTCCCCGAGATCTATCGGGCGCTGATCTCGGCTGGCGAAGACTCCGGCGACCTGGCGCGCGTCATGGAGCGCCTTGCCGACTACATCGAAGAGTGCAACGCCTTGCGCGGCAAGGTGCTCACGGCCTTCATCTATCCCGCCATCGTCGGCGTGGTGTCCGTCTGCATCGTCATCTTCCTGCTGGGCTACGTCGTGCCGCAGGTCGTCAGCGCCTTCAGCCAGGCGCGCCAGGATCTTCCTGGCCTCACCATTGCGATGCTCACCGCCAGCGACTTCGTGCGCAACTGGGGCTGGCTGACGGCCTTGTTGCTGGTGGGTGCGTACTGGCTGTGGCGCATGTGGCTGCGCGATCCCGCGGCCCGTCTTGCCTGGCACCGCCGTGTGCTGGGCTTGCCGCTCATCGGCCGCTTCACGCTGGGCGTGAACACCGCGCGCTTCGCCTCCACGCTGGCAATCCTCACCGATGCCGGCGTGCCGCTCCTGCGCGCGCTGGATGCGGCGCGCCAAACGCTGGGCAACGACAGCCTGCGCGCCGCGGTCGATGACGCGACCGGCCGTGTGCGCGAGGGCGTCTCGCTGGGCGCGGCGCTGAAGTTACAAAAAAGTTTTCCGCCGCTCCTCATCCACCTCATCGCGAGTGGCGAAAGTACCGGGACTTTGTCGGCGATGCTGGAGCGATCCTCCGCCACATTGTCCCGGGACATCGAGCGCCGCGCGATGGCGATGACGGCGCTGCTGGAGCCGCTGATGATCCTGATCATGGGCGGCGTGGTGCTCACCATCGTGCTGGCGGTGCTGATGCCGATCATCGAGATGAACACGCTGGTGTAG
- a CDS encoding substrate-binding domain-containing protein — MNAFNLKKSVAAVVLAGLSMVGAAASAQTVVGGGATLPQGFYSDLISTEFSTQFAPYVGTGSGTGKTAFVTNNGSLFNAIGSAHYAGSDSALTQGNLNTYAATSGGNWGPVIQVPAFATPVLLPYRLASAPATGLDLSDEQVCQVFGVPDQTWGEVLGNGDTNQVVVVYRTDGSGTTELLANYLSQACEGWGFQVSNQFSTVVSGAIGAIPSHWIGVSGSGAMGQAAYLANVNARIGYLSPDPVFTGSNPAQVASINGAQPLASAIQAALPTPPDVADRANPLAWVPAYELPASGYPIFGTTNLLVNQCYTNSTVEANVKAFVARINALNSEATANLIDQHNFIKLSSAWNTVIDSTFLDATSPLGIGNATACGTNGRP, encoded by the coding sequence GTGAACGCTTTCAATCTGAAGAAGTCGGTCGCCGCCGTCGTGCTGGCTGGCCTGTCGATGGTCGGTGCTGCGGCGTCGGCTCAAACCGTGGTGGGGGGCGGTGCTACGCTGCCCCAAGGTTTCTATTCCGACCTGATCAGCACCGAATTCTCGACCCAGTTCGCTCCCTACGTCGGCACGGGTAGTGGCACCGGCAAGACGGCTTTCGTCACCAACAACGGATCGCTGTTCAATGCCATCGGCTCCGCGCACTACGCCGGTAGCGACTCGGCCCTGACCCAAGGCAACCTGAATACCTACGCCGCCACCAGCGGCGGCAACTGGGGCCCGGTCATCCAGGTTCCGGCCTTCGCCACGCCCGTTCTGCTGCCCTATCGTCTGGCCAGCGCCCCGGCCACGGGCCTGGACCTGAGCGATGAGCAAGTCTGCCAAGTGTTCGGCGTGCCGGACCAAACCTGGGGCGAAGTCCTGGGCAACGGCGACACGAACCAAGTGGTCGTGGTCTACCGTACTGACGGCAGCGGCACCACCGAACTGCTGGCCAACTACCTGAGCCAAGCTTGCGAAGGCTGGGGCTTCCAGGTGTCGAACCAGTTCTCGACGGTCGTCTCGGGTGCGATCGGCGCCATTCCCTCGCACTGGATCGGCGTGAGCGGCAGCGGTGCCATGGGCCAAGCTGCCTACCTGGCCAACGTCAATGCGCGCATTGGCTACCTGAGCCCGGACCCCGTGTTCACGGGTTCGAACCCGGCCCAAGTGGCTTCGATCAACGGCGCCCAGCCCTTGGCTTCCGCCATCCAAGCCGCGCTGCCCACGCCGCCGGACGTGGCCGACCGTGCGAACCCGCTGGCTTGGGTTCCTGCCTATGAACTGCCGGCCTCGGGTTACCCGATCTTCGGCACGACGAACCTGCTGGTGAACCAGTGCTACACGAACAGCACCGTGGAAGCCAACGTCAAGGCGTTCGTCGCTCGCATCAACGCGCTGAACAGCGAAGCCACCGCCAACCTGATCGATCAGCACAACTTCATCAAGCTGTCGTCGGCGTGGAACACTGTCATCGACAGCACGTTCCTCGACGCTACCAGCCCGCTGGGCATCGGTAACGCGACTGCCTGCGGCACGAACGGCCGTCCCTGA
- a CDS encoding substrate-binding domain-containing protein produces the protein MLVLIFGKRCVLALCIASMFLVFQANAQPLVGGGSTASQGFFEEFFSETDIDAEYVGIGSGKGKQAYLENDSDNLTIGGFPVYVPKVLVAYSSSESKLTISQLDEYNHRYNNGFASLVADFGPVVQVPYMVATVTFPYRNSGISDLNLTDAQICAIFSGNITNWSQLVSGASGTIDLVYRIDESGTTEIMARFLSSQCAQNFQVSNNFAQVMSNVGGIRANWIGVHGGRNMALVTKQAQGRLGYVAASHVDVNDNAQVARVRGVLPSLLSTTLMQAHVTSSPPSPPQWEHPLAWSPEFSFPPVPGAYPVMGYGNLTIGQCYEDESTAEAVAALLAGILASDQLLREHQALPLFAAWKNAINMAFLTPTSELAIGNAVTCSNKGRKSP, from the coding sequence ATGTTGGTACTGATTTTCGGGAAGCGGTGTGTCCTTGCGCTATGTATTGCAAGCATGTTTTTGGTATTCCAAGCGAACGCCCAACCATTGGTCGGAGGAGGATCCACCGCTTCACAGGGATTTTTCGAGGAATTCTTCTCCGAAACTGACATCGACGCTGAGTATGTAGGGATCGGCAGCGGAAAAGGAAAGCAGGCTTATCTGGAGAATGATTCCGATAATCTCACGATAGGAGGGTTCCCTGTCTATGTGCCAAAGGTGCTGGTCGCTTACTCAAGCAGTGAAAGCAAGTTGACTATTTCTCAGCTCGATGAATATAACCATAGATATAACAATGGCTTTGCCTCATTGGTGGCTGATTTTGGTCCTGTAGTGCAGGTTCCATACATGGTCGCAACGGTGACATTTCCCTATCGAAATTCTGGAATAAGTGACTTGAATCTTACTGACGCACAGATATGCGCCATTTTTTCGGGAAACATCACGAATTGGAGTCAACTGGTCTCCGGTGCCTCCGGGACGATTGATTTGGTATATCGAATTGACGAAAGCGGGACGACGGAAATCATGGCCAGGTTTCTCTCGTCTCAATGTGCCCAAAATTTTCAGGTATCTAACAACTTCGCTCAGGTCATGAGTAACGTAGGAGGCATTAGGGCAAATTGGATAGGCGTTCATGGAGGGCGCAACATGGCGCTCGTGACCAAACAAGCTCAGGGGCGCTTGGGATATGTTGCGGCCTCCCATGTGGACGTTAACGACAATGCCCAGGTGGCTCGTGTACGGGGTGTTCTTCCTTCCTTGTTGAGCACGACCTTGATGCAAGCGCACGTAACCTCGTCGCCGCCGTCTCCGCCCCAGTGGGAACATCCTCTGGCGTGGTCCCCTGAGTTCTCATTTCCTCCTGTTCCGGGTGCCTATCCCGTGATGGGCTACGGTAATTTGACTATAGGGCAATGTTATGAGGACGAAAGCACAGCCGAGGCCGTTGCAGCGCTGTTGGCAGGCATCTTGGCCTCAGATCAACTGCTGCGGGAGCATCAGGCTCTTCCCTTGTTTGCAGCCTGGAAAAATGCCATCAATATGGCCTTTCTGACTCCAACAAGTGAGCTCGCCATTGGCAATGCTGTTACCTGTAGCAATAAGGGGCGGAAGTCACCGTAG
- a CDS encoding two-partner secretion domain-containing protein: protein MTRNLERIVKHTQIRSLPLFRLSTVQARARIRATPLAAAIASLFFVGSSVVPAHATGNWFAAGAQAGAQARAQQRGPVQGMATPSAARQQREARQQLTKSIANLNRTANAIAAQQASQEAARALAYQAPPSVPDGLVAGGLEVATGAKAGWVGADGPVVSADGRTVAIKQNADRAILNWETFNVGRNTTLKFDQQATDAVLNKVVGASAAPSQIQGRIQAAGTVMVVNQNGVVFSGTSQVDVRNLVAAAAKPDAELDAQFLARGIYSNGTTPTFKEALGNIEVRAGARLNTPVPTSATEGGGYVLLAGQQVVNAGAISTPNGQALLAAGENFVIARGYGTDGNPLSTTRGNVVTPASSAAHLADAASGVGRVTNAGLIQAATGDITLTGREVVQVGVVIATTSTSVRGTVHLLNPVSASDGQGRVTLAPGSVTAVVLDDSASTAFDSQREAGRANPSTGGDADAPYALNDFRDLSRIEITSDNTVEFQGNTADAEGSLTLATGGQIVVQAAKRALLGAGAQLDVAGAMGVRVAMEANNLRINAQGNEQRDAPINRDGGNLNSSDIWLDRRSLVYVPAGTQGYDTDRWYTAGGLLEVSGYLATSGRTVGEWMAQGGTVSFAGADVVTRAGSGINLSGGTLDVQDGALRQTWLRGADGRLYVADRAPADLLYQGIYRGYEVHSTRWGQTRRYYDAMMAPTQRQEAGYTVGRDAGRLVIGTTSALLEGEIVSDVYQGARQTQAAQASLDGLYQSQAAVARRGQLIVGEYIPHYYPKEGLLRYRLSALAEQVHLGESGGPEAEVLTLDEAVAPTRAGKLVLDTGWLNTAQLGALRVAAKDAVTVAESVSVAPGGEIALHASRVDVGADLVARSGRILLGNVLAQPTLLADTPVQDVALPVSSSVQPGVFIGKGATLDVRGLQANEHAAAFHAMPYIDGGSIVLRSTHDVSLSDGSLIDASAGAVVNAKGAIQLGGGGSVRLGAGLLDGPDAATLTLDGDIRALGGNRSGTLDIESRSAVVIGGEVLDSGNLVRVGQALPVDVITAEDFIIRAGEVLPVEHRYDSWTLLPGMALSATSGVSILPASGRTITVEADWKLPPEFAVFDGSLPIIISADGRNWMQNFGTGPTIPAGTVLTTFVINPRSAPIGWTVSADVFPSGVPLSPINQPAQVVLAAGSIAPQDITFGAGLRLQAGSVLSRPVKVSGLTQLAPELFQSGFAQYQVRGHHGLVVTPGTQLAATRPVWQGGQAGEAVTQEFL, encoded by the coding sequence ATGACCCGCAATCTGGAGCGCATTGTGAAGCACACCCAAATCCGTAGCCTGCCTCTCTTCCGGCTTAGTACCGTCCAAGCGCGAGCGCGAATCCGGGCCACGCCCTTGGCTGCCGCGATCGCGTCCCTGTTTTTTGTTGGGTCCTCGGTGGTTCCCGCTCACGCCACAGGAAACTGGTTCGCGGCGGGTGCCCAGGCAGGCGCCCAGGCACGCGCCCAGCAGAGAGGTCCCGTCCAGGGGATGGCAACGCCTTCGGCGGCGCGCCAGCAGAGGGAGGCGCGCCAACAACTGACCAAGTCCATCGCCAACCTGAATCGCACGGCCAATGCCATCGCCGCGCAGCAAGCGTCACAGGAAGCTGCGCGCGCGCTGGCGTACCAGGCGCCGCCCTCAGTGCCCGATGGCCTGGTGGCGGGCGGTCTTGAGGTCGCCACGGGTGCCAAGGCGGGATGGGTGGGGGCGGATGGTCCCGTGGTGTCGGCCGATGGCCGCACGGTGGCTATCAAGCAGAACGCAGATCGCGCAATCCTGAACTGGGAAACCTTCAACGTTGGCCGCAACACCACGCTGAAGTTCGACCAGCAGGCCACGGACGCCGTGCTGAACAAGGTCGTGGGTGCCAGCGCCGCGCCCAGTCAGATTCAGGGCAGGATTCAGGCCGCCGGCACGGTGATGGTGGTGAACCAGAACGGTGTGGTCTTCAGCGGCACGAGTCAGGTCGACGTCCGAAATTTGGTGGCTGCGGCGGCCAAGCCGGACGCCGAACTGGACGCGCAGTTTCTGGCTCGCGGCATTTATTCCAACGGCACGACGCCCACTTTCAAAGAGGCGCTAGGCAATATTGAGGTCCGGGCGGGAGCCCGCCTGAATACCCCTGTGCCGACCTCAGCGACGGAGGGAGGGGGATATGTGCTGTTGGCTGGGCAGCAGGTTGTCAACGCGGGCGCCATTTCCACGCCCAATGGCCAGGCACTTCTGGCTGCGGGTGAAAATTTCGTCATTGCCAGGGGTTATGGCACGGATGGCAACCCGCTTTCCACCACGCGCGGCAATGTTGTGACGCCCGCGTCGTCCGCCGCCCATCTGGCGGACGCCGCCAGCGGCGTGGGCCGTGTCACCAATGCGGGCCTGATCCAGGCCGCCACCGGCGACATCACACTGACGGGACGTGAAGTAGTGCAGGTCGGTGTCGTCATCGCCACCACGTCCACGTCGGTGCGAGGCACCGTGCACCTGTTGAACCCTGTGTCGGCCAGCGATGGCCAGGGCCGGGTAACCCTGGCGCCCGGCAGCGTCACCGCGGTGGTGCTGGATGACAGCGCCAGCACTGCCTTCGACAGTCAACGCGAAGCAGGCCGGGCAAATCCGAGCACGGGCGGCGATGCCGACGCACCTTATGCCTTGAATGATTTCCGCGACCTGTCCCGCATCGAAATCACCAGTGACAACACGGTCGAATTCCAGGGTAATACCGCTGATGCGGAAGGCTCCCTGACCTTGGCGACGGGCGGCCAGATCGTGGTGCAGGCGGCCAAGCGAGCCTTGCTGGGGGCGGGCGCCCAGCTGGACGTCGCCGGGGCCATGGGCGTCCGAGTGGCCATGGAGGCCAATAACCTGCGCATCAATGCCCAGGGTAATGAGCAGCGAGATGCGCCCATCAACCGGGACGGTGGAAACCTGAACAGCTCGGACATCTGGCTCGACAGGCGCTCTCTTGTCTATGTTCCGGCTGGCACCCAGGGTTACGACACGGATCGTTGGTACACCGCGGGCGGCTTGCTTGAAGTCAGCGGTTACCTTGCGACCAGTGGCCGGACCGTGGGCGAGTGGATGGCGCAGGGGGGCACCGTCAGCTTTGCGGGCGCGGATGTGGTAACCCGCGCGGGCTCCGGCATCAATCTGTCAGGTGGCACGCTGGACGTGCAGGATGGCGCACTGCGCCAGACCTGGTTGCGTGGCGCGGACGGAAGACTTTACGTTGCGGACCGGGCGCCCGCTGACCTGCTGTACCAAGGCATTTATCGGGGCTACGAAGTTCACTCGACCCGCTGGGGCCAGACGCGCCGCTATTACGATGCAATGATGGCGCCCACGCAGCGTCAGGAAGCGGGCTACACCGTCGGGCGGGACGCAGGGCGGCTTGTCATCGGCACGACCAGTGCCCTGCTCGAGGGCGAGATCGTCAGCGATGTCTACCAAGGTGCGCGCCAGACGCAGGCGGCGCAGGCCAGCCTGGACGGTTTGTACCAGTCGCAGGCGGCCGTGGCGCGTCGAGGACAATTGATCGTTGGCGAATATATCCCGCACTACTACCCGAAAGAAGGTTTGTTGCGCTATCGCTTGTCCGCGTTGGCTGAGCAGGTGCATCTTGGCGAGTCCGGTGGTCCAGAGGCGGAAGTGCTGACTTTGGATGAGGCGGTGGCGCCGACGCGTGCAGGAAAACTGGTGCTGGATACCGGCTGGCTGAACACCGCGCAATTAGGAGCGCTTCGTGTCGCGGCCAAGGATGCAGTAACCGTGGCGGAATCGGTTTCCGTTGCGCCCGGGGGCGAGATCGCGCTGCATGCCTCCCGCGTGGATGTCGGGGCCGACCTGGTAGCGCGTTCAGGGCGCATCCTCCTGGGCAATGTACTGGCGCAACCGACCTTGCTGGCCGATACGCCCGTGCAGGATGTCGCGCTGCCAGTCTCGTCCTCCGTGCAGCCGGGTGTGTTTATCGGAAAGGGAGCCACGCTGGACGTTCGGGGCCTGCAGGCGAACGAGCATGCCGCGGCATTTCACGCCATGCCGTACATCGATGGCGGCTCGATTGTCCTGCGCAGCACTCATGACGTCAGCCTGTCGGACGGCAGCCTCATTGACGCATCGGCCGGGGCGGTGGTGAATGCCAAGGGCGCAATCCAGCTTGGCGGTGGCGGTTCTGTCCGCCTGGGCGCTGGCTTGCTGGATGGCCCGGACGCAGCAACGTTGACGCTCGATGGTGATATTCGGGCCTTGGGAGGCAACCGGTCTGGAACGCTCGACATCGAGTCGCGTAGCGCGGTGGTCATTGGTGGCGAGGTGCTGGATTCGGGCAATCTGGTCCGGGTCGGGCAGGCTTTACCTGTGGATGTCATCACAGCGGAAGATTTCATCATTCGTGCAGGAGAGGTGCTGCCGGTAGAGCATCGCTACGACTCCTGGACTTTGTTGCCTGGCATGGCGTTGTCTGCCACGAGCGGGGTAAGCATTCTTCCCGCTTCGGGACGAACAATCACGGTCGAGGCTGACTGGAAGCTTCCGCCCGAATTTGCGGTTTTTGACGGTAGCCTGCCCATCATCATTTCGGCTGACGGCCGAAACTGGATGCAAAATTTCGGGACCGGTCCGACGATTCCGGCTGGGACCGTCCTGACGACTTTCGTGATTAATCCCAGGTCGGCACCAATTGGTTGGACTGTCTCTGCCGATGTGTTCCCCTCTGGGGTGCCTTTGTCCCCCATCAACCAGCCCGCGCAAGTCGTGCTGGCCGCAGGCAGCATCGCACCGCAGGACATCACCTTCGGGGCGGGCTTGCGTTTGCAGGCGGGCAGCGTCCTGTCTCGGCCGGTCAAAGTGTCTGGCCTGACGCAGCTGGCGCCTGAACTGTTCCAGTCAGGTTTCGCGCAATACCAGGTGCGTGGCCATCACGGTCTGGTGGTCACGCCGGGAACACAATTGGCAGCTACCCGGCCTGTCTGGCAGGGCGGGCAGGCCGGCGAGGCTGTGACACAGGAATTCCTGTAA